Proteins encoded in a region of the Podospora pseudopauciseta strain CBS 411.78 chromosome 6, whole genome shotgun sequence genome:
- a CDS encoding hypothetical protein (EggNog:ENOG503NV06; COG:P), with the protein MKAVILSALAEASAAVELSTNLNYHSPSTRHSNLGIDLPTAQRRTLKRDSVPYSPEDLNFTHGIASGDPYPTSVILWTRVAPSLASDLGNIRVKGNVPLYSHETERYIKADPNLICVDWAVWPAISSNTTKWKRQVNETVVASGRAYTISDIDYIIKVEAKGLSPFTEYNYQFTMCGSDKKSGIGKIKTTPDKNDDVSEVNLAVFSYSNFPNGYFNAYVNAARKGGLDYVIYLGDYLYESAGRGERAHDPPRVTFTLGDYRTRHGQYRTDLDLQLLAASYPWIPTWDDYEVANNGYRDGFSALNNTEASFRQGGRMVSVD; encoded by the exons ATGAAAGCCgtcatcctctccgccctcgcgGAAGCATCAGCCGCTGTTGAGCTCTCCACAAACCTTAACTACCATAGTCCCTCCACCCGTCACTCCAACCTCGGAATTGACCTTCCCACCGCCCAGCGCCGCACCCTCAAACGTGACTCCGTCCCTTACTCTCCCGAAGACCTTAACTTCACGCACGGTATAGCCTCTGGCGACCCTTACCCAACAAGCGTCATCCTCTGGACTCGCGTCGCTCCCTCACTAGCGTCCGACCTCGGAAACATTAGAGTTAAAGGCAATGTCCCTCTCTATTCTCACGAGACAGAGCGATATATTAAAGCCGATCCCAATCTTATCTGCGTTGATTGGGCTGTTTGGCCTGCCATATCGTCCAACACCACAAAGTGGAAGCGTCAAGTGAATGAGACAGTGGTTGCTAGTGGTAGGGCGTATACTATAAGCGATATCGACTATATAATTAAGGTCGAGGCTAAAGGGCTGAGTCCGTTTACTGAGTATAACTACCAGTTCACTATGTGTGGGTCGGATAAGAAGAGCGGGATTGGGAAGATAAAGACGACGCCTGATAAGAATGATGATGTTAGCGAGGTTAACTTAGCGGTGTTTAGTTACAGTAACTTTC CAAACGGATACTTTAACGCGTATGTGAATGCTGCGAGAAAGGGAGGATTGGACTACGTG ATCTATCTGGGAGATTACCTCTACGAAAGCGCTGGTAGGGGCGAGAGGGCGCATGATCCCCCGCGTGTAACTTTTACGTTGGGTGACTACCGGACTCGCCATGGCCAG TACCGCACCGACCTAGACCTCCAGCTTTTGGCAGCGAGTTACCCCTGGATTCCTACCTGGGATGATTACGAGGTGGCAAACAACGGCTATAGAGATGGTTTTAGTGCGCTGAATAATACCGAGGCTTCGTTCCGTCAAGGTGGTCGGATGGTTAGTGTCGATTAG
- a CDS encoding hypothetical protein (EggNog:ENOG503PIN4), whose protein sequence is MKNVTGRAERYITAKYDPAWDSISLYWGEISALDLLLVPSVDNLEAGPTHLWFIDYRLQRRNRVPTEKQRQKETKSKEPRVYYGDSCRYVEVSDQDEGESGDGEWNDAVGANRWHLFNNTPMFSRDGVRGYVKRAKVLLYKDEEYVDRLNIGILACEAF, encoded by the coding sequence ATGAAGAATGTAACGGGAAGGGCAGAACGATACATTACTGCGAAGTACGATCCTGCCTGGGACTCGATATCACTTTACTGGGGGGAGATTAGCGCGTTGGACCTATTGCTAGTCCCATCAGTCGATAACTTAGAGGCTGGGCCAACCCATCTATGGTTTATCGACTACCGCCTTCAAAGAAGAAACCGCGTCCCAACCGAGAAGCAACGCCAAAAAGAGACTAAAAGCAAGGAGCCAAGAGTGTATTATGGGGATAGCTGTCGCTACGTGGAGGTGTCTGAtcaggatgagggagagtctggagatggagagtgGAATGATGCAGTTGGGGCCAACCGCTGGCACCTATTCAACAATACGCCGATGTTCTCTAGGGATGGAGTGCGTGGCTACGTCAAACGTGCAAAGGTTTTGCTTTACAAGGATGAGGAGTATGTTGACCGACTCAATATTGGTATTCTGGCTTGTGAAGCCTTCTAG
- a CDS encoding hypothetical protein (EggNog:ENOG503PS59) — protein sequence MSTRPWLAAGRRCTHASRIGYVRRTLEPHCNETFSRDLPGEVEVQFISVNQTGPQATPMLESGEDVTAYLDKQQNCEQGEDDAKVHCQYVLLHPLVGRSPLLIPHRQMLHLLESWNVFPEICRYLNAFGKKYFNKDEAFAGFDYVEYEDSNNSSVNKLEMCYLLKYAASKRNEDTKVDAWEIRHALIYQQTCLNTRESSHILVRLSDNMKLALKETLSAPSEEVQNFSRDWTRLHSLVLGEVDDGWRQMTNSLESEVSEIFHRLIASGVIPQDFNMFDSPATVAQDMKHLQRLTDSLRRVSTMISLNIDTVDCLINRVEMFNKGSYIYPDDLLPFLRSLHQFKQEHKFALKNSSAVLERATSLANQLRDTVALRNSEINKHHTEQLGGNTAALANLSEQAGRETSVVKTLTVLALVFVPASFVADFLQMGYVTTDPDNARIWRAAQDLQLYAALAIPLVALTMGFYIVIELRKASHHGQKGPVGAP from the exons ATGTCAACCCGCCCCTGGCTGGCAGCTGGGAGAAGATGCACCCACGCAAGCCGCATTGGTTATGTCCGTCGCACACTAGAGCCGCATTGCAACGAGACATTCTCTCGTGACCTTCCCGGTGAAGTCGAAGTTCAGTTCATCTCCGTCAACCAAACAG GGCCACAAGCAACACCCATGCTAGAGAGTGGAGAAGACGTGACAGCATACCTCGACAAGCAACAAAACTGTGAACaaggcgaggatgatgccaAGGTCCATTGCCAATACGT GCTTTTACACCCTCTCGTCGGCAGGTCGCCTCTCCTGATACCCCACCGACAAATGCTTCACCTTTTAGAGTCATGGAATGTCTTCCCAGAGATCTGTCGCTATCTGAACGCGTTTGGGAAGAAATACTTTAACAAAGACGAAGCGTTTGCTGGGTTTGACTATGTCGAGTACGAAGACAGTAACAACAGCTCAGTGAACAAGCTGG AGATGTGCTATCTACTCAAGTACGCTGCCTCGAAACGAAACGAAGACACAAAAGTAGACGCATGGGAGATCCGGCACGCACTCATTTATCAACAGACCTGCTTGAACACGAGAGAAAGCTCGCACATTCTCGTCAGGCTTTCAGATAACATGAAGCTCGCGCTTAAAGAGACTCTGTCAGCACCCAGCGAGGAAGTACAGAACTTCAGCCGAGACTGGACAAGGCTACACTCGCTCGTTCTCGGGGAGGTCGACGACGGCTGGCGACAAATGACCAACAGTCTTGAGAGTGAGGTCAGTGAAATC TTTCACCGTCTCATAGCATCCGGTGTAATCCCCCAAGACTTCAACATGTTTGACTCGCCAGCCACAGTAGCCCAGGACATGAAACATCTCCAGCGTCTGACAGACAGTTTACGTCGAGTGTCCACCATGATTAGCTTAAATATCGACACAGTTGACTGCCTGATCAACCGGGTGGAAATGTTCAACAAAGGCAGCTACATTTACCCCGACGACTTATTACCCTTTCTTCGCAGCCTCCACCAGTTCAAACAAGAGCACAAATTCGCCCTCAAAAATAGCTCAGCCGTCCTCGAGCGAGCCACCTCCCTAGCGAACCAGCTTCGAGACACCGTGGCGTTGCGAAACAGCGAGAtcaacaaacaccacacGGAACAGCTGGGCGGCAACACGGCCGCCCTTGCAAACCTCTCAGAGCAGGCTGGTCGTGAGACAAGCGTGGTAAAAACGCTCACTGTGCTTGCTCTGGTGTTCGTGCCGGCGTCATTCGTCGCCGACTTCCTGCAGATGGGCTACGTAACGACAGATCCGGACAACGCTAGGATATGGAGAGCGGCACAAGACCTACAGCTCTACGCCGCGTTGGCGATTCCCCTCGTGGCTCTGACTATGGGGTTCTATATTGTGATAGAATTGCGCAAGGCAAGTCATCACGGACAGAAAGGTCCAGTGGGGGCTCCATAA
- a CDS encoding hypothetical protein (EggNog:ENOG503P91C; COG:S): MLNLKSIITLLALGVFSASAAPAPGASPMAEAEQPALVDRQISVRVFACEHIRSQGACTTFNAPLGQCYNVPAAWNDRISTIINQDRQFRCVWFEHGSCSGRSYANQVDDNLGDGDGFFNDRISSIRCG, encoded by the exons ATGTTAAACCTCAAGAGTATCATCACTCTGCTCGCCCTCGGAGTCTTCTCCGCCAGCgcagctccagctcctggTGCCTCGCCGATGGCCGAGGCTGAGCAGCCCGCTCTTGTCGACCGCCAGATCAGCGTCAGGGTGTTCGCCTGCGAGCACATCCGCAGCCAAGGTGCCTGCACCACGTTTAACGCTCCTCTCGGTCAATGCT ATAACGTCCCCGCAGCCTGGAACGACAGGAtcagcaccatcatcaaccaggACAGACAGTTCCGCTGCGTGTGGTTCGA ACATGGCAGTTGCAGTGGCCGTTCATACGCCAACCAGGTGGACGACAATCTCGGTGACGGCGACGGGTTCTTCAATGATCGCATTAGCTCCATCAGGTGCGGCTAA
- a CDS encoding hypothetical protein (EggNog:ENOG503NUWU; COG:T), with protein sequence MLAIEKGERPVAGRVLRGLRCVAIRKVAEPIERQVFLEWLARIDGLSAATLGRQFLDSDAGFGQVYDTVCAIREGFRLLAKAAREDTPLFARLRRLNGELLAWLSSGARKSVRTTAELKVMPRVTEIYSTTPGAAKGEQTVTAGTTDTEWTKPVDNVKLLLLCATNMAKLMARSSSSVPRINREHLTLISRKVLEGLEEGVKKKGGVRTEEDPEGSDSSSNDDLSDVESLEEEEPIDKEEKESQEVRSFRLAELDQGEGSNAIKIPVIVEELEIARDDYNSADMSERLFSSLESVLSLPASQASRLGALTCAGICHDIEQMHIKLLYRYPQAPDAVDPSRPPRVRHLAEILGIFQGSSVNSTLGLYISIDERLRLARDLAAAVFEFHKIQWWHKSISSYNVLLFFYDDTALPSLSSSVRRATDPPFSKLVLGKPYLIGFSHSRPENAGYSNKMHAQLALFPYCHPDYAGADAVDDRTYPGFLAEYDYYSLGLVLLEIGMWERLGRFFVQDYTLSRDKIRSQILDDLVPVLEGTLGWLYSSEVRACLSGELSGNGEDADPAFVDEMFERMVLRPLETLLQRFDSV encoded by the exons GATTGAG AGACAGGTGTTTTTGGAGTGGCTGGCGAGGATTGACGGATTGTCTGCTGCTACGCTTGGGAGGCAGTTCCTGGACTCGGACGCGGGCTTTGGGCAAGTGTACGATACAGTTTGCGCGATTCGGGAGGGGTTTCGGCTTCTCGCCAAGGCCGCTCGGGAGGACACGCCACTGTTTGCACGGTTGAGGCGTCTCAATGGGGAGCTGCTTGCCTGGCTGAGCTCTGGGGCAAGGAAGAGTGTGCGGACAACGGCCGAGCTGAAAGTCATGCCACGGGTTACAGAGATTTACAGTACGACTCCAGGTGCTGCCAAAGGAGAGCAAACCGTGACCGCAGGAACGACAGACACTGAGTGGACCAAACCTGTTGATAACGTCAAGTTGCTGTTGCTTTGCGCTACCAACATGGCAAAGTTGATGGCAAGATCAAGCAGTTCAGTTCCAAGGATCAACCGGGAGCATTTGACACTCATATCGCggaaggtgttggaggggctAGAGGAAGGTGtcaaaaaaaaggggggggtgcGTACGGAAGAAGACCCAGAGGGAAGCGACTCAAGTTCAAACGATGACCTCAGCGACGTTGAATCattggaggaagaggaaccCATCGacaaagaagagaaagagtcCCAGGAAGTGCGTAGTTTCCGCCTTGCAGAGCTGGACcagggagaaggaagcaaCGCCATCAAAATCCCCGTCATCGTCGAAGAACTCGAGATCGCCAGGGACGACTACAACAGCGCAGATATGAGCGAGCGTCTCTTTTCCAGCCTCGAATCAGTTCTCAGCCTGCCCGCCTCCCAGGCTTCACGGCTCGGTGCCCTCACTTGTGCGGGGATATGCCACGACATTGAGCAGATGCACATCAAGCTGCTTTACCGGTACCCGCAAGCCCCTGACGCAGTAGATCCCAGCCGTCCGCCCCGAGTCCGCCACCTTGCCGAGATCCTCGGAATTTTCCAGGGATCCTCAGTTAACTCCACCCTTGGTCTCTACATCAGTATTGACGAGCGACTTCGTCTCGCGCGCGACCTTGCCGCTGCAGTCTTCGAATTCCATAAGATCCAGTGGTGGCACAAGAGTATCTCCTCTTACaacgtcctcctcttcttctacGACGACACCgcccttccctctctctcctcctcggtccGCAGAGCAACTGACCCCCCATTTAGCAAGCTCGTTCTGGGAAAACCATATCTGATTGGGTTCTCGCACAGCCGGCCCGAGAACGCGGGATACTCGAACAAGATGCATGCCCAGCTTGCTCTCTTTCCGTACTGCCACCCTGACTACGCGGGCGCCGACGCTGTGGATGACCGGACATACCCGGGATTCCTTGCTGAATATGATTATTACAGTTTGGGtcttgtgttgttggagattGGCATGTGGGAACGGCTGGGACGGTTCTTTGTGCAGGATTACACCCTCTCTCGAGATAAGATAAGGAGTCAAATTCTTGATGACTTGGTTCCTGTGTTGGAGGGAACGCTTGGGTGGTTGTATTCCTCAGAAGTGAGGGCTTGTTTGTCTGGTGAGCTGAGTGGCAACGGAGAAGATGCTGATCCTGCTTTTGTTGACGAGATGTTTGAGCGCATGGTTTTGAGGCCGCTGGAGACGTTGCTGCAGCGGTTCGATAGCGTTTGA
- a CDS encoding hypothetical protein (EggNog:ENOG503PERV; COG:G): MEWYYRLVMGQRSACVRNEHVELLLSCALPEIDPEKLEFKNFEEILPRLFFSKQMITKKFGDGPVLERLLQCGCRDCTDLRKTNPRTIRDEMLGSPKGSVLLLALVFLIYLDRLHYIHPLISLGSRTNDSLQSIIGHLSPDSDGMRGLIVMKEEDLSLIDTPEKKLGAERRAEKREKTRQWARLDKTFKAMRDEVSYMFEPVIIRLLNQKDSYPWYLDHSRFPFLDAEDRVPQGSFGTVTKFRIPSEYLDESIKGFMESRYRGSRDEKTGEYLFVRKSLVLQKDEMPHNPSTGSNESTIARLASMINGDAADNIISLLSLYTWRRSLYFIFPCLKTDLYHLLRQTTLPGDQTKPTKLRSNEELPKHWLWKQMIGVAHALSAIHTNMEHPHGEVEGYIIASHFDLKPANILVTNQGVLKITDFGESVISVTKSLKNLSTPFRPGDPKYAAPESRPSEAELARAYGAGEDSFQVLLNYDVWALACVMTEVLVVLLDTEERPAGTAIDRFHAKLEKESRVEETRGTFLEGRHELKPYVRKVLEDFPKLPRFAHDGPQKCYMQSISNLLLRMFSTDSSKRPFSAHVLEELTQAEKIYWQNVGNHRDPLAWDVSQARLTHGGHSEFQEVGWGQSGSFFSFLHMDGVTLKVIDQDGRVTAGDHSQGAECRFQLYYRASALVEEQSEPEPISLSKTRSSSGSRRSNFNPFKPKNAEQKPKPKLVQRPSKFILKWGVISQESNHRSPIKETHIIPSQWSFTPRYILNPELDLGFILFKDSANGVDNILHFEFDTLEKVRSFQAALLRYTVQGDILQAKTVNYTKLFGKPTPLFPDGGEPMIQVWAKDSPPFLTVDKAGRPQSNGPIENTQPRQLDRTPPPKALVFFEKHSDKQFALYLTAQVTNKLFNDSRQLRGIVCTRGPSRDHFPLICIPSGNRRPKQNFDELLWKSSMPLIQGLLEPDVSQDDVDKKRVVLKLKEMELIMETQVGYKTIKSHVQGRGRNKD, translated from the exons ATGGAATGGTATTACCGTCTTGTGATGGGTCAACGGAGTGCCTGCGTGAGAAACGAGCATGTGGAACTACTGTTGTCTTGCGCACTTCCAGAGATCGATCCGGAGAAGCTGGAATTCAAAAACTTTGAGGAGATATTGCCGAGACTCTTTTTCTCCAAGCAGATGATCACCAAGAAATTCGGCGATGGCCCTGTCCTTGAACGGCTCTTGCAGTGCGGTTGTAGGGACTGCACGGACCTGCGCAAAACAAATCCACGAACCATCCGTGACGAAATGTTGGGCTCACCAAAAGGCTCAGTTCTGCTCTTAGCACTGGTGTTTCTGATATATCTCGACAGGCTTCACTACATCCATCCCTTGATCTCCTTGGGCTCGAGGACAAACGACAGTCTACAGAGTATCATCGGGCACCTTAGTCCGGACAGTGACGGGATGAGAGGGCTCATTGTCATGAAGGAGGAAGATTTAAGCCTTATCGATACAcctgagaagaagctgggtgCAGAACGTCGAGcggaaaaaagagaaaagacaaGGCAGTGGGCGCGGTTAGACAAAACATTCAAGGCCATGCGCGACGAAGTGTCTTATATGTTTGAGCCTGTGATTATCCGGTTGTTGAATCAGAAGGACTCGTATCCGTGGTACCTTGACCACTCTCGGTTTCCTTTTCTAGACGCCGAAGATCGAGTGCCTCAAGGGTCATTTGGCACTGTCACCAAATTTCGTATTCCGTCAGAATATCTCGACGAATCCATCAAGGGTTTTATGGAGAGTCGATATCGAGGTTCGAGGGATGAGAAAACCGGAGAG TATCTTTTCGTTCGAAAGTCCTTGGTGCTTCAGAAGGATGAGATGCCACACAACCCGAGCACTGGCAGTAACGAAAGCACGATAGCCCGTCTAGCCTCCATGATAAACGGGGACGCGGCAGACAACATCATCAGCCTTCTCTCCCTATATacttggaggagaagcttgtATTTCATCTTTCCATGCCTGAAAACGGACTTATACCATCTACTTCGCCAAACGACCCTCCCCGGGGACCAAACTAAGCCCACGAAGCTACGGTCAAACGAGGAACTACCAAAGCATTGGCTGTGGAAACAAATGATTGGCGTTGCTCATGCACTCAGCGCCATTCACACGAATATGGAGCACCCCCATGGGGAGGTCGAGGGATACATCATCGCCTCGCACTTTGATCTTAAGCCAGCAAATATCCTGGTCACCAATCAAGGTGTGCTTAAAATCACAGACTTTGGAGAATCGGTTATAAGCGTGACCAAAAGCCTTAAAAACTTGTCAACGCCTTTCAGACCAGGTGACCCCAAGTACGCTGCTCCAGAGTCCAGGCCCTCGGAAGCAGAGCTTGCGAGGGCTTATGGGGCTGGAGAGGACAGTTTTCAGGTCTTACTAAATTACGACGTCTGGGCGCTAGCTTGCGTCATGACAGAGGTGCTTGTCGTGTTGTTGGATACCGAGGAGCGCCCGGCAGGGACAGCTATCGACAGATTCCATGCCAAGCTCGAGAAAGAATCTCGGGTCGAAGAAACGCGAGGCACATTTCTCGAGGGACGCCATGAGCTCAAGCCCTATGTCCGCAAGGTACTGGAAGACTTTCCAAAACTCCCGCGCTTTGCCCACGATGGTCCGCAGAAATGTTATATGCAGAGTATCTCCAATTTGCTCCTCAGGATGTTCAGCACCGACAGCAGCAAGCGGCCGTTTTCAGCTCATGTCCTCGAGGAATTGACACAGGCAGAGAAAATCTATTGGCAAAATGTTGGGAATCATCGCGACCCACTTGCCTGGGATGTCAGTCAGGCACGCTTGACGCATGGCGGCCATTCTGAATTCCAAGAAGTTGGCTGGGGTCAATCAggctcttttttctctttccttcATAT GGATGGCGTGACCTTGAAGGTGATCGATCAAGATGGAAGGGTAACAGCTGGAGACCATTCTCAGGGAGCTGAATGTCGATTCCAGCTCTATTATCGAGCCTCCGCTTTGGTGGAGGAACAATCAGAACCGGAACCCATATCCCTCTCGAAGACTAGGAGTTCATCAGGGAGTAGACGATCGAATTTCAACCCTTTCAAACCCAAGAATGCCGAACAAAAGCCCAAGCCGAAACTGGTCCAGCGACCGTCAAAGTTCATCCTGAAATGGGGAGTTATTTCGCAAGAGAGCAACCATCGAAGTCCTATTAAGGAGACACACA TTATCCCATCTCAATGGTCCTTTACCCCGAGGTACATTTTAAACCCTGAGTTGGACCTGGGAttcatcctcttcaaggATTCTGCGAACGGTGTTGATAATATTCTGCACTTTGAATTCGACACACTGGAAA AAGTTCGAAGCTTCCAGGCTGCCCTCCTCCGTTACACAGTCCAGGGCGATAT acTGCAAGCTAAAACGGTCAACTATACCAAGTTGTTTGGAAAGCCCACACCGTTGTTCCCGGATGGCGGTGAGCCAATGATCCAAGTTTGGGCAAAGGACAGCCCACCTTTTCTTACAGTGGACAAAGCTGGTAGGCCACAATCGAACGGACCTATCGAAAACACTCAGCCACGCCAGTTGGATAGAACACCACCTCCGAAGGCGCTGGTTTTCTTCGAAAAGCATAGCGATAAGCAGTTCGCTCTATATC TTACCGCTCAGGTCACCAACAAACTATTCAACGACTCCAGACAGCTGCGGGGCATTGTTTGCACGCGGGGGCCGTCGCGTGACCATTTTCCCCTCATATGCATCCCGTCCGGCAATCGAAGGCCAAAGCAGAATTTTGATGAGCTTTTGTGGAAGTCCAGTATGCCGCTCATTCAGGGGCTCTTGGAACCAGATGTCAGCCAGGACGATGTCGATAAGAAACGGGTGGTTCTcaagctgaaggagatggaaCTGATAATGGAAACCCAGGTTG GCTATAAGACGATCAAGAGCCATGTACAAGGGCGTGGGAGAAATAAGGACTGA
- a CDS encoding hypothetical protein (EggNog:ENOG503NV06; COG:P), translating into MLLGPTLSGYPLVDLDDNLRIWRSFELGSLVDLIILDTRNYDRSITSLGWNDAYIELIRDEASRSLMGSRQENWFYRTLKESKNRGAKWRIIGSQVIFSGADGAGTDTWGGYTANRNRTLQTLIDNSIDNNVFLAGDSHRNWVADVTWLGQSDYNPTTGSGSLGVEFAGIAVSSSGRAGPISAANTYARNRVRDTDVLQWHEGYYRGYFVLSVQKDNVTAGFFGSPTVATRNPWELPLANLTVLAGENKLSRPVAGGKVEAGFAKGGTTTGTNLTLNTETKKWEVIGFDDMFISS; encoded by the exons ATGCTGTTAGGGCCTACTTTGAGTGGATACCCATTAG TGGACCTTGACGACAACCTCCGCATCTGGCGGTCTTTTGAACTGGGCAGCCTGGTAGATCTTATTATTCTCGACACGAGAAACTACGACCGCAGTATCACTTCCCTGGGCTGGAACGATGCTTATATTGAGCTCATCCGCGATGAGGCCTCCCGCTCTCTTATGGGTAGCAGACAAGAGAATTGGTTCTATCGTACGTTGAAAGAGTCCAAGAACAGAGGTGCCAAGTGGAGGATCATAGGCAGCCAAGTTATCTTCTCGGGTGCAGATGGAGCCGGGACTGACACTTGGGGG GGATATACCGCCAACCGCAACCGTACTCTGCAGACTCTGATCGACAATAGCATTGACAACAATGTCTTCCTCGCCGGTGACAGCCACCGCAACTGG GTCGCCGATGTTACATGGCTGGGCCAGTCTGACTACAACCCTACCACTGGGTCTGGATCACTGGGTGTAGAGTTTGCCGGTATAGCGGTCAGCTCAAGCGGCCGGGCTGGTCCAATCAGTGCTGCCAACACCTACGCTCGAAATAGAGTTAGAGATACAGACGTTCTCCAATGGCACGAGGGGTACTACAGGGGATATTTCGTCCTGTCTGTTCAAAAGGACAATGTGACGGCTGGGTTCTTTG GATCTCCCACTGTCGCAACGAGAAATCCTTGGGAACTACCCCTGGCGAATTTGACTGTTCTCGCGGGAGAGAACAAACTCTCTCGCCCTGTTGCTGGCGGAAAGGTAGAGGCTGGGTTTGCAAAGGGGGGAACCACCACGGGGACCAACCTGACTTTGAACACCGAGACGAAGAAGTGGGAGGTGATCGGCTTCGATGACATGTTTATTTCtagttga